In Uranotaenia lowii strain MFRU-FL chromosome 2, ASM2978415v1, whole genome shotgun sequence, one genomic interval encodes:
- the LOC129742221 gene encoding LOW QUALITY PROTEIN: ornithine decarboxylase antizyme (The sequence of the model RefSeq protein was modified relative to this genomic sequence to represent the inferred CDS: deleted 1 base in 1 codon) codes for MANLEKLCRLCLLPHEDLESLHQFINEKESLLEIAYSCTQIRLTSVPGLPCQICPFCKMQLLAFSQFRKRCTQAENQLRSEFPDLCREAKLTSSMALLSCHNISNKDSSYIPCQQLPVKEEMSTISGWESQESLEFGTDSFMQEVLGTSVQDFHVEEISTTVTRQSTPMNMEETVVAEATTSSVREFTRKRSFVQTTSSEPSISSSNRACKRTISTSSSSSSSSSVGFDSYCVSLAVGPLWWSDVPTIRTDHDRASPLKEYNRKTSIDSTTTASSEYTDLDLTESTVDFMNQHEAAVIQEVLTQPSPTQITLKLYVTAQKHSTWETIFNPLDNMLYVNLPSTMSHEASKHSFISLLEFAEEKLECDGVVLCIRKDRLDRPNLVRTFSFVGFQPISSTNSPLTPPHIEEQQKNEFLFMIYNIEE; via the exons ATGGCTAATCTGGAGAAATTGTGCCGTTTGTGTCTTCTTCCGCACGAAGATTTGGAATCGCTGCATCAGTTCATCAACGAAAAAGAGTCTCTCTTGGAAATAGCCTATAGTTGCACTCAAATCCGATTGACCTCAGTCCCGGGacttccatgtcaaatttgccCGTTCTGCAAAATGCAGCTTCTAGCATTTTCCCAATTTCGAAAACGCTGTACCCAAGCGGAAAACCAGCTACGATCAGAGTTTCCAGACTTGTGCAGGGAAGCCAAGCTAACTTCCTCCATGGCACTTCTTAGCTGTCACAACATTTCAAACAAGGACAGCTCATACATACCCTGTCAGCAACTTCCAGTCAAGGAAGAAATGTCGACCATATCTGGATGGGAAAGTCAAGAGAGTCTAGAATTTGGTACCGATTCATTCATGCAAGAGGTTTTGGGAACTTCGGTTCAGGATTTTCATGTAGAAGAAATCAGCACTACCGTCACCCGTCAGTCTACCCCGATGAATATGGAAGAAACGGTTGTCGCCGAGGCCACTACTTCCAGTGTAAGAGAATTCACCAGAAAACGAAGCTTTGTACAAACAACAAGCTC TGAGCCAAGTATTAGTAGTAGTAATCGTGCCTGCAAGCGTACGATTTCTACTTCCTCGTCGTCCTCCTCCTCTTCGTCGGTGGGCTTCGACTCCTACTGTGTCTCGTTGGCTGTAGGACCCTTGTGGTGGTCC GATGTCCCAACAATCAGAACCGATCACGATAGGGCGTCTCCCTTGAAAG AATACAATCGCAAGACATCTATCGATTCGACCACCACCGCTTCGTCTGAGTATACCGATTTAGATTTGACAGAGTCGACCGTCGATTTCATGAACCAGCATGAGGCCGCCGTCATCCAAGAGGTGCTGACCCAACCGTCACCAACCCAGATCACTCTGAAGTTGTACGTTACGGCCCAGAAGCACAGCACCTGGGAAACG ATCTTCAACCCCTTGGATAACATGCTGTACGTGAATTTGCCATCGACTATGTCCCACGAGGCCTCGAAACACTCGTTCATCTCACTGCTGGAATTTGCCGAGGAAAAGCTCGAATGCGACGGCGTTGTTCTGTGCATTCGCAAAGATCGCCTCGATCGCCCGAACTTGGTGCGCACGTTTTCCTTCGTAGGTTTCCAACCTATCAGCAGCACCAATTCGCCGCTCACGCCGCCCCACATCGAGGAGCAGCAGAAGAACGAGTTCCTCTTTATGATCTACAACATTGAAGAGTAA